In Francisella salimarina, the following proteins share a genomic window:
- the galE gene encoding UDP-glucose 4-epimerase GalE codes for MNKKVLVTGGAGYIGSHTVVELLDRGYQVVVVDNLSNSKLSVVDRVKTITGKDFDFYQIDLLDKDKLEKIFQEHSINAVIHFAGLKAVGESVQKPLAYYHNNLLSTLNLLELMQEYQVYDFVFSSSATVYGMNNIPPFVEDMQLSATNPYGATKLMIENILADLYKADNNFSITCLRYFNPVGAHSSGLIGEDPQGIPNNLMPYVGQVGSGKLPKLSIFGGDYDTRDGTCIRDYIHVVDLAIGHILAIEHISKVRPDWRAYNLGSGHGCSVLEIVTAYEKALGKKIPYQIVARRAGDITEMSASVAKAKQELGFETQKTIDDICVDIVRWQNYAKENDI; via the coding sequence ATGAATAAAAAAGTATTGGTAACAGGTGGTGCAGGCTACATAGGTAGTCACACGGTTGTTGAGCTTCTTGATAGAGGATATCAAGTTGTTGTCGTTGACAATCTTTCAAATAGCAAATTATCTGTAGTTGATAGAGTCAAGACAATCACAGGAAAAGATTTTGATTTTTATCAGATAGATCTTTTAGACAAAGATAAGTTAGAGAAAATCTTTCAAGAGCATAGTATAAATGCGGTGATTCACTTTGCAGGTCTGAAAGCTGTTGGCGAGAGTGTACAGAAGCCTTTGGCTTATTATCATAATAATCTATTAAGTACACTAAATTTGCTTGAGTTAATGCAAGAGTACCAAGTTTATGATTTCGTATTTAGTTCTTCAGCGACGGTATATGGCATGAACAATATACCACCATTTGTAGAGGACATGCAGCTTAGTGCAACTAATCCGTATGGTGCTACTAAGCTAATGATAGAGAATATTCTAGCAGATCTGTATAAGGCTGATAATAATTTTAGTATTACATGTCTCAGATATTTCAATCCTGTAGGGGCTCATAGTAGTGGATTGATTGGTGAAGACCCTCAAGGTATTCCTAATAATTTAATGCCTTATGTTGGGCAAGTGGGGTCAGGTAAATTGCCTAAACTTAGCATTTTTGGTGGCGACTATGATACTAGGGATGGTACTTGTATTAGAGATTATATCCATGTAGTAGATTTGGCTATAGGGCATATATTGGCAATTGAGCATATCTCAAAGGTTAGGCCAGATTGGCGAGCATATAATCTAGGCTCTGGTCATGGATGTAGCGTACTAGAGATTGTCACAGCTTATGAGAAAGCACTAGGTAAAAAGATTCCATATCAAATAGTAGCTAGACGAGCTGGTGATATTACAGAGATGTCCGCGAGTGTTGCCAAAGCTAAACAGGAGCTAGGTTTTGAGACACAAAAAACTATCGATGATATATGCGTTGATATTGTTAGATGGCAGAATTACGCCAAAGAGAATGATATTTAG
- a CDS encoding ABC transporter ATP-binding protein, translating to MKQFFKYFFGILDTTQKKRFFLYLVLLFLGSMSSILGVGAVIPFVSVLVNPNQFDNIHLLSGFSHFQIVLISIALLILAFWIKNIIGVALFWFQTKFLNSIVLSIQKKLFKLYISMDYESHLTRSTPTLIRNINSETNQLSGGIINPLGILATDLFSCIFIVVLLLYINFLFSFFTLLILGVSLFIFMLKIKGILTKYGKQRAEAWKNMTQTTMNGLSGIKEIKLYNKEKVFMNEFNEKAAMLNRASQISQISQILPRFFIEAIAITFILITLLIFVALGESINSIFILLSVFGVAATQLLPALNRIMQAISNIKYSIPALKLIYGELEKYQNYSDGLGNNHQLEIKFEKNIRFENISYSYPDGTQALKNISVTIEKGKKTAFIGPSGSGKSTLVDLLMGFYTAQKGNFHIDDKQINSTKVIQRLFAYIPQQIILYDTSIKENIAFGELKSDIDETKVWKCLEMAQLDDFVSNLNKGLDTFVGENGIRLSGGQRQRLGIARALYQNPQILVMDEATSALDTETEKEVTNVIKELKDITIITIAHRLSTIEGYDIIYSIDDGLLISLV from the coding sequence ATGAAGCAATTTTTTAAATATTTTTTTGGTATTTTAGATACTACTCAGAAAAAAAGGTTTTTTTTATACCTTGTTTTATTATTTTTAGGTTCGATGTCTTCGATACTAGGTGTTGGAGCTGTTATTCCTTTTGTGAGTGTGTTAGTTAATCCAAATCAGTTTGATAATATACATTTGCTGAGTGGTTTTAGCCATTTTCAAATAGTGCTTATAAGCATAGCTTTATTGATCTTAGCTTTTTGGATAAAGAATATAATTGGTGTGGCACTATTTTGGTTTCAAACCAAATTTTTAAACTCTATAGTTCTTAGTATTCAAAAGAAGCTATTTAAACTATATATATCCATGGATTATGAATCTCATTTAACTAGAAGCACACCGACTCTTATACGTAATATAAACTCGGAAACTAATCAATTATCTGGAGGAATAATTAATCCTCTAGGAATATTAGCTACTGATTTGTTTTCATGCATATTTATTGTAGTTTTGTTGTTATATATAAATTTTTTGTTTAGTTTTTTTACTTTGCTTATTTTGGGAGTTTCGTTGTTTATTTTTATGTTAAAAATAAAAGGAATTTTAACTAAATACGGTAAACAAAGAGCTGAAGCTTGGAAAAACATGACTCAGACAACTATGAATGGTCTATCAGGAATAAAGGAAATAAAGCTTTATAATAAAGAAAAAGTATTTATGAATGAATTCAATGAGAAAGCAGCGATGCTCAATAGAGCATCTCAGATTAGTCAAATATCTCAAATTCTGCCAAGATTTTTTATAGAAGCTATAGCAATTACATTTATTTTGATTACTTTGTTAATTTTTGTAGCTTTAGGTGAGTCAATAAATTCAATCTTTATATTACTTTCTGTATTTGGAGTTGCTGCAACACAGTTACTACCTGCACTTAATAGGATTATGCAAGCAATTTCAAATATCAAATATTCTATTCCGGCATTAAAACTAATATATGGAGAGTTAGAGAAATATCAAAACTATTCAGATGGATTGGGTAATAATCACCAATTAGAGATAAAGTTTGAAAAAAATATCCGTTTTGAAAATATTAGTTACAGTTATCCTGATGGTACTCAAGCTTTAAAAAATATTTCTGTGACAATAGAAAAAGGTAAAAAAACTGCTTTTATAGGCCCTTCAGGTTCTGGTAAAAGTACTTTAGTTGATTTATTAATGGGATTTTACACTGCACAAAAAGGTAACTTTCATATAGATGATAAGCAAATTAATAGTACTAAGGTAATACAAAGACTATTTGCATATATTCCACAACAAATTATACTCTATGATACATCTATCAAAGAAAATATTGCTTTTGGTGAGTTAAAGTCAGATATAGATGAAACTAAAGTTTGGAAATGTCTAGAAATGGCGCAGCTTGATGATTTTGTCAGTAATTTGAATAAAGGTTTGGATACTTTTGTTGGTGAGAATGGTATTAGACTCTCAGGTGGTCAACGCCAACGACTAGGTATAGCTAGAGCATTGTATCAAAATCCACAAATATTAGTGATGGATGAAGCAACATCAGCTCTTGATACAGAAACTGAAAAAGAAGTCACAAATGTGATAAAAGAGTTAAAAGATATAACTATAATAACAATA
- a CDS encoding glycosyltransferase family 4 protein: protein MKILHVFKSFYPETYGGIEKFIHELSVAMFKKYDLDIHILAMGKENQTIHKDFYTLHFAKTNLNIASTTFSLSAIKKFKELAKQIDIIHYHFPYPYADLLQTICRVNKPYIVTYHSDIIKQKKLMILYKPLMRKFLDGAKYILPTSPNYLESSEILREIKVPKKVIPMSLDKSDYNIDEENYLYWKNNIGFKKFFIYIGGLRYYKALDILIDAMQGQDYPLVIVGDGDQRELLEQKVKQNNLQNVKFVGALDDKDKLSLLKLSYALVLPSNIRTEAFGLVLLEASIFAKPMITCEIGTGTTFVNIDKQTGLVAKPDDNQDLANKLKELWQYEQKAKEYGANAKVRFGDVFSLDKMVVSYKSVYDEVIDSGVK from the coding sequence ATGAAAATCTTACATGTATTTAAATCATTTTATCCTGAGACTTATGGTGGTATAGAAAAGTTCATACATGAGCTATCAGTTGCTATGTTTAAAAAGTATGATTTAGATATACATATTCTGGCTATGGGTAAAGAGAATCAAACTATACACAAAGATTTTTATACATTGCATTTTGCTAAAACAAATTTGAATATAGCTTCAACAACTTTTTCATTATCGGCAATTAAGAAATTCAAAGAGTTAGCTAAACAAATTGATATTATTCACTATCACTTTCCATATCCTTATGCTGACTTGTTGCAGACTATTTGTAGAGTAAATAAGCCATATATAGTTACTTATCACTCAGATATTATCAAGCAAAAAAAGTTGATGATATTGTATAAACCTTTAATGAGAAAGTTTCTCGATGGTGCAAAATATATTTTACCAACATCTCCTAATTATCTTGAGAGTAGTGAGATTCTTAGGGAAATAAAAGTACCTAAAAAAGTTATTCCAATGAGTTTGGATAAATCAGATTATAATATTGATGAGGAAAACTATTTATATTGGAAAAATAATATTGGTTTTAAGAAATTCTTTATCTATATTGGTGGGTTGAGGTATTACAAAGCCTTAGATATCTTGATTGATGCTATGCAAGGGCAAGATTATCCACTTGTTATAGTTGGTGATGGTGATCAAAGGGAGTTACTTGAGCAAAAAGTTAAGCAAAATAATCTGCAGAATGTAAAATTTGTCGGTGCATTAGATGATAAGGACAAGCTATCATTACTAAAGCTAAGTTATGCTCTGGTGTTACCCTCAAACATAAGGACAGAAGCTTTTGGATTAGTCTTACTAGAGGCAAGTATATTTGCTAAGCCAATGATAACTTGCGAGATTGGTACAGGTACAACCTTTGTAAATATTGATAAACAAACAGGATTGGTAGCAAAGCCAGATGATAATCAAGATCTAGCTAACAAGCTCAAAGAGCTTTGGCAATATGAGCAAAAAGCTAAAGAGTACGGAGCTAATGCTAAAGTTAGATTTGGTGATGTTTTTAGCTTGGATAAAATGGTTGTCAGTTATAAGTCGGTTTATGATGAAGTGATAGATAGTGGTGTGAAATGA